One Leopardus geoffroyi isolate Oge1 chromosome B1, O.geoffroyi_Oge1_pat1.0, whole genome shotgun sequence DNA window includes the following coding sequences:
- the TIGD2 gene encoding tigger transposable element-derived protein 2 produces the protein MLGKRKRVVLTIKDKLDIIKKLEEGISFKKLSVVYGIGESTVRDIKKNKERIINYANSSDPTSGVSKRKSMKSSTYEELDRVMIEWFNQQKTDGIPVSGTICAKQAKFFFDALGMEGDFNASSGWLTRFKQRHGIPKAAGKGTKLKGDETAASEFCGNFQEFVERENLQPEQIYGADQTGLFWKCLPSRTLALETEQTTSGYRSSRERIIIMCCANATGLHKLNLCVVGKAKKPRAFKGADLSNLPVTYFSQKSAWIEHSVFRQWFEKYFVPQVQKHLKSQGLLEKAVLLLDFPPAHPNEELLSSDDGRIIVKYLPPNVTSLIQPMSQGVLATVKRYYRAGLLQKYMGEGIDPKMFWKNLTVLDAIYEVSRAWNMVKSSTITKAWKKLFPSNEENSGMNIDEGAILAANLATVLQNTEDCEHVDIENIDQWFDSRSNDSSCQVLTDSESAEDQAKPAEQKHSNKTRKAELNPEKHISHKAALEWTENLLDYLEQQEDMLLSDKLVLRRLRTIIRRKQKIQNNKSH, from the coding sequence ATGTTGGGGAAACGTAAGCGTGTGGTGTTGACAATTAAGGACAAGCTTGACATTATTAAGAAACTTGAGGAAGGCATATCTTTCAAAAAGCTTTCTGTAGTGTATGGAATTGGTGAATCCACGGTTCGtgatattaaaaagaacaaagaaaggataATAAACTATGCAAACAGTTCAGATCCTACAAGTGGGGTATCCAAACGTAAATCAATGAAGTCATCGACATACGAGGAACTTGATAGGGTTATGATAGAGTGGTTTAACCAACAGAAAACAGATGGGATTCCAGTGTCCGGAACAATTTGTGCAAAACAAGCCAAATTCTTTTTTGATGCTCTGGGAATGGAAGGTGATTTTAATGCATCATCTGGCTGGCTAACTCGATTTAAGCAGCGCCATGGTATTCCAAAGGCTGCTGGTaaaggaacaaaattaaaaggagatGAAACTGCTGCCAGTGAATTTTGCGGTAACTTTCAGGAATTTGTCGAGAGAGAGAATCTACAACCGGAGCAAATTTATGGTGCTGATCAAACTGGATTGTTCTGGAAATGTCTACCATCAAGGACATTAGCTCTTGAAACTGAACAAACTACTTCTGGTTATAGgtcaagcagagagagaatcattATTATGTGTTGTGCAAATGCCACTGGTTTACACAAACTTAATCTTTGTGTTGTgggaaaagcaaaaaaaccccGTGCATTCAAAGGAGCTGACCTTTCAAACCTTCCTGTCACTTACTTCAGTCAAAAAAGTGCATGGATAGAACATTCTGTTTTCAGACAGTGGTTTGAAAAGTACTTTGTGCCACAGGTACAGAAGCATTTGAAATCCCAGGGGCTTCTAGAAAAAGCAGtgcttcttttggattttccccCAGCACATCCAAATGAAGAATTATTGAGTTCAGATGATGGCAGAATAATTGTGAAATATTTGCCACCAAATGTCACAAGTCTAATTCAACCTATGAGTCAGGGGGTTCTAGCCACAGTAAAAAGATACTACCGAGCGGGACTTCTTCAGAAATACATGGGTGAAGGAATTGAcccaaaaatgttttggaaaaatttGACAGTGTTGGATGCAATTTATGAAGTATCAAGAGCTTGGAACATGGTAAAATCTAGTACCATAACCAAAGCATGGAAAAAACTGTTCCCTAGCAATGAAGAGAATTCAGGCATGAACATTGATGAAGGAGCCATTTTAGCAGCTAACTTAGCAACAGTTTTACAGAATACAGAAGACTGTGAACACGTTGACATTGAGAATATTGATCAGTGGTTTGACTCTCGGAGCAATGACTCAAGCTGTCAGGTGCTAACAGACAGTGAAAGTGCTGAGGACCAGGCCAAGCCTGCTGAACAAAAACATTCCAATAAGACTAGAAAAGCAGAACTGAATCCAGAGAAGCATATTAGCCATAAAGCTGCACTTGAATGGACCGAAAATTTACTGGATTATCTAGAACAACAAGAGGACATGCTTCTGTCTGATAAACTGGTATTACGGAGGCTTCGAAcaataataagaagaaaacagaagatccAAAATAACAAAAGTCATTAA